From Spirochaetota bacterium, a single genomic window includes:
- a CDS encoding anti-sigma factor antagonist produces the protein MDISTSRAGTVCIIHLSGLFEYPDEAKLVNTVQATIESAPSTIGIDMLRIDTINSSGIATLITTLKLADEAKIDFLLYGMNAKVLLLLEKVFARDFVPLLTEEEFKARYL, from the coding sequence ATGGATATCAGTACCAGCAGGGCAGGCACGGTTTGCATCATTCACCTTTCGGGACTTTTCGAATACCCGGACGAGGCGAAACTGGTCAATACCGTACAGGCCACCATCGAGAGCGCGCCGTCCACCATCGGGATCGACATGCTCAGGATCGACACCATCAACTCGTCGGGCATCGCGACCCTGATCACCACGCTCAAGCTCGCGGACGAGGCAAAGATCGATTTTCTGCTCTACGGGATGAACGCCAAGGTGCTCCTCCTGCTCGAGAAGGTCTTCGCGCGGGATTTCGTTCCGCTCCTCACCGAAGAGGAATTCAAGGCCCGCTACCTGTGA